The genomic window TCGACGTTCGGCGAACCGACTCGTGCCCGTGCCGTCTCGAGAGCCGAGGCGACGATGTCCGTAGACACGAGCGCATCGCATCGACCGGCGAGGCGCTCGGTGAGGATGCCTATCGAGCAGCCGGGCTCCAGTGCGCGTCGATAACGGGCGTTGGGGAGTGCAGCCAGGGTGAGGGAGTACTTGCGATCCTCGTACCAGTTGTCGCTCAGACGGAACGGATCGACGTTGTCGGTGTAGACGTCGTCGAAATAGTCCTTGTTCAGTGTCGTGCGGTCGGTACTCATGCGAACACCATTTCGTAGGAACGGAGCAACCGCTCCAAGATGTGTGGGGGAAGTACCGCGCGGTCGGCCGGATGGTCGGACAACGGCTCGATCTGAGTCGTGAAGTGTTGCACAGCAGCGTTTTTACACGCCTGAGCGCGATCGTCGAGATCGACCGTGAGCGCCCGACCCCAGGGGACGTCGTCGTCGTTGGGGTGCGACCAGTGCCACATCCAGACTGGATACTCCAGAACGGCGATCCCGACGCGCCGAGCCGCGGTGAGGCATGCTCTGGCCGTCGCCTCGTGGTCCGGGTGGCGGTCTCCGCGCCACGGCGTCAGGCACCAGGTTCCCTGTCCGCCGGACAGCAGCCCGGTCAATGCATGGGTGAGTGCTTCTTCGTTGGCCGCTACCTGCCCGTCGTCGAAACCCAGTCGTATGGGATCGATGTCGAGGCCGAGCTCGCGGAGCGCTCGCTGAGCTTCCTTCGGTCGAATGTCGGTCAGTGCATCGGAGGTGAGCGTCGGCGAATGGGGATGCGACGCGCCGCCGTCGGTGACTGCGACGACCGACACCGGTATTCCCGACGCCGCGGCGATCGACATCAACCCGCCGACGCCGAGAACTTCGTCATCGGGGTGCGGTGCGACAACGATCATTTCGCGACACCGAGCAAGGTCGAGAGGCGGAAACGTGTGCCCCCACGAACTCCACTCCGATTCCGGAGTGCCCATATCGACCTCGGCATCGAACGTCTCGATCCCTACCACGGGTTGTCCTCCTTCGCGATGTCCTCACCGAGGGCGGCGAGATCGCGCTCGGCGTGAGATTGGCGCAAAAAGACCGTGAGGTCGGCCACGCGCCTGGCGTGTTCGCCGTTGGCGCACAACGGAGCTGCTCCGAGTGCGCGACCCACGCGATCGATGGTGTCGGTCGCGGCGGATTCGACGATCGCGCGCACGGTTCGTGCCCGTGTTCGTCCTCGACCGTCGGAATCGGTTGGATCGGCGTCGATTTCAGCTGCGGCAGTGGTCAGTGCGCTCGAGGCGGCACCCAGTGATGCTGCGACCGCGCCGAGGTGAGCCTTGGCGTGGGTATCGGCGCCAGATCGGACAGCGGTGTGCAGGGTGTCCGCCACTGCGCATGCCCCGCCGAACCACACGGCTGCAACGCCGACCGCGCCGTGCCAGAATCCGGCTCGCTCGACGTACGCGCCGACCTCACCCACCGGCACCGCGGTTGCACCGTCGAAGCGGACGGTGCCCGAATCGCTCCTGGACATCCCGACGGCATGCCATGTGTTCGCGATCGGCCAGCACCAGTCCTGGGTCAAATCGACGGCGAACAACCTCGACCGGTCACCGACCCGCGCAGTGACCAACGCGTTGGTGCACAGACTTGCGCCCGAGCACCACGGTTTGACGCCCGAAAGCTTCCAACCGTTGGTTCCCTGCACTGCCTCGAGTACCGGGGACGGCGGTTCAGCAGCCCACACGCCCCAGATCTGGCCGCGCTTGGGCGTCGGGCCTCCGAGTTCGGCGAGGATGGCCAGTGCATCGGCATGCCCCTCGGCGAACCGTCCCAGTACCGTGTCTTCTCGCCCCAGGGCCGCCAGCGTCAACCAACGCGAATCGGTGTAACCCGCGCCCGGTAGTTCTAGATCAGCCGATTCATCGCGAATCCACTGTCGCAGTCTGTCGTGCAGTCCAGCGACCGGTGTAGTGCTCATTGCGCAATCGCCAGTTCGAGACCGCGCAGATGTCCGGCGAAACCGTCGGGCGCCCGCCCTTCCGTACGAGACGAGGTGCGCACAGGAGAGTCAGATGCGTACAGAACCGGAACGGCAGCGTGCTCGAGACGGCGGACGAGATCGACGTCCTCCGCGGTGGTCAAAGCTCCGAACCCTCCGACAGACCAGTATGCGCTCGCGCGCAGACCAAGATTTGCGCCGTGAACGTGTCGATGACCCGGTCGGTGTCGGTATCCGGAGTCGTAGGCCAGTGCGAGCGCCGGAGATGCGGACTCCAGATCGGGGAGAACCGTCCCCGCGACGACGTCGGCGCCGCGAGCGGCGTGCGCGAGTTGCGACGCGAGCCAGGTCGGGCTCACCGCACTGTCGGCGTCCGTCGTCGCGAACCACACGTCCGAGAGCGGAGTACGGCGCGACGACGAACGCGCCGAGAAGAATCCGGCTGCGCGCGCGGCCCCGACATTCCGTCGGTCGACCCGAACCACGGTGAGGCCGGTCTTGTCGGCCCACGTCACGGCAATGTCCTCGGACGAGTCGGTGCACGAGTCAAGTACAACTACCAACTCGGTGTCGACCCCGGTCTGCTCGAGCTGAGCAGCCGCCCCGGAGAGCGCCGTCAGACAGGTATCGAGCAGCAGCTCCTCGTTGTGAACGGGCACAACCACGACGGTGCGTCGCACTTCCTGCCGAACATCGATCACTTCTACACCCCTCCGCCGTGCCGAATCCGGGCGAGGAGCGAGCAGACAGCGGGCATGGCTGAAAAGCCAGGGCAGGTGTGAACTCGAACGCAAAGAAACGGCGCTTGTGAACCGCCGGTGGCTCGACGGAGTGCTGATGAGTCCCGATAGACCCACCTTGTGATCCCCCTCAGTGGCACAATCCAAACATGATTCCGCGCATTCGACCAGGGACGGTGAGGGCCGTGACGCGGATCGGAGCTCGCCGACTCGCTCCGACGACAGCCGCGGCCTTCGGCATCGGTGCGGTAGTTGCTTTCGTCTCACCCGGCTCGGCGAACGCGTCCGACCTGACGTGTGCGGCGCCACCGGGGTTGGAAACTCTCGCGGTCCAGGACGGAAACGCGTGCGGAACCCGCGTCGACGAGTTTTCCACGGCCCTTGCTCGGGCTCTGGAGGGCGTCGCGTTCGCGCGCGCCTACGGTGGCGGCGCGGCGTACGCACTTGCCCACGGCGGCGGCGTCGCCGCAGGAGAGACGGTGTCGGGGCAGGTGGGATCCGCAGCGGTCGGGCGTGACGCGGTGGCCATCGTCTCGCCCGACCCCGGCGTCGTTGCGTTCGCACTGTCACTCGAGGGTGGGCAGACTTTCGTCGGGACTGCCGACGAGGGTGTTCGCTGCAGCGCGGGTGCCGGTATCGCCGTCAACCTCACTACCGGCCGGATCTGCGTGTCCGACGGTTCGAACTTCGTCCGTAACCCTTGAAGGAAAGTAGGTTTCAGCCATGACCGCAGAGTCCGCGAACAACTTTTCCACTGGTGAAGAGGCGTTGCTGCGCATCGGCAAGGATCTGTGGTGGGCAGTGCTGCTTCGCGGCGTTCTTGCGGTGATCTTCGGCGTGGTCGCGTTGGCCTGGCCGGGCGTCACCGTCTGGGCACTCGTCGTGGTCTTCGGCGCCTACGCGATCGTCGACGGCATCTCGGCGATCATCCGAGCTGTGTCCTCACGCAAGGTCGAGTCCGGCTGGGTGTGGTGGCTTCTGGGCGGTGTCGTGTCGCTCGTGGCAGGAATCATCGCGTTCGTTTGGCCCGAGATAACCGCACTGGCTGCCGTTTTCGTCATA from Rhodococcus sp. P1Y includes these protein-coding regions:
- a CDS encoding PIG-L deacetylase family protein; the protein is MGTPESEWSSWGHTFPPLDLARCREMIVVAPHPDDEVLGVGGLMSIAAASGIPVSVVAVTDGGASHPHSPTLTSDALTDIRPKEAQRALRELGLDIDPIRLGFDDGQVAANEEALTHALTGLLSGGQGTWCLTPWRGDRHPDHEATARACLTAARRVGIAVLEYPVWMWHWSHPNDDDVPWGRALTVDLDDRAQACKNAAVQHFTTQIEPLSDHPADRAVLPPHILERLLRSYEMVFA
- a CDS encoding acyl-CoA/acyl-ACP dehydrogenase, with product MSTTPVAGLHDRLRQWIRDESADLELPGAGYTDSRWLTLAALGREDTVLGRFAEGHADALAILAELGGPTPKRGQIWGVWAAEPPSPVLEAVQGTNGWKLSGVKPWCSGASLCTNALVTARVGDRSRLFAVDLTQDWCWPIANTWHAVGMSRSDSGTVRFDGATAVPVGEVGAYVERAGFWHGAVGVAAVWFGGACAVADTLHTAVRSGADTHAKAHLGAVAASLGAASSALTTAAAEIDADPTDSDGRGRTRARTVRAIVESAATDTIDRVGRALGAAPLCANGEHARRVADLTVFLRQSHAERDLAALGEDIAKEDNPW
- a CDS encoding glycosyltransferase; amino-acid sequence: MIDVRQEVRRTVVVVPVHNEELLLDTCLTALSGAAAQLEQTGVDTELVVVLDSCTDSSEDIAVTWADKTGLTVVRVDRRNVGAARAAGFFSARSSSRRTPLSDVWFATTDADSAVSPTWLASQLAHAARGADVVAGTVLPDLESASPALALAYDSGYRHRPGHRHVHGANLGLRASAYWSVGGFGALTTAEDVDLVRRLEHAAVPVLYASDSPVRTSSRTEGRAPDGFAGHLRGLELAIAQ
- a CDS encoding DUF6764 family protein, translating into MTRIGARRLAPTTAAAFGIGAVVAFVSPGSANASDLTCAAPPGLETLAVQDGNACGTRVDEFSTALARALEGVAFARAYGGGAAYALAHGGGVAAGETVSGQVGSAAVGRDAVAIVSPDPGVVAFALSLEGGQTFVGTADEGVRCSAGAGIAVNLTTGRICVSDGSNFVRNP
- a CDS encoding HdeD family acid-resistance protein, giving the protein MTAESANNFSTGEEALLRIGKDLWWAVLLRGVLAVIFGVVALAWPGVTVWALVVVFGAYAIVDGISAIIRAVSSRKVESGWVWWLLGGVVSLVAGIIAFVWPEITALAAVFVIGIWAIMGGILEIAGSIRLRKLDGAAHWGLLLFAGIVELLFGLVLVFSPVSGILSIVWLIGVFALLFGILFVVSAFQVRSAAKKAGIVS